The Chryseobacterium aureum genome contains a region encoding:
- a CDS encoding bifunctional nuclease family protein → MDYKQLIIRGISYSQTQSGAYALLLEHEETHIKLPVVIGNFEAQSISLGLEKDIHPPRPLTHDLFTKFIVSANYELISVIIYQIVDGVFFSNINFKNKVTEEELILDARTSDAVAMAVRFDAPIFTTQQVLNEAGILLELEDVAKEDQSFSETVQTEDNLKSLSMEELQKLLDDAVKEEDYDTALEIQEEIKRRKKKID, encoded by the coding sequence ATGGATTATAAGCAGCTAATTATTCGCGGAATATCGTACAGCCAGACACAATCAGGAGCGTACGCATTGTTACTGGAGCATGAAGAAACACACATAAAATTACCTGTTGTTATAGGAAATTTCGAAGCCCAGTCTATCTCTCTCGGACTGGAAAAAGATATTCATCCCCCGCGTCCTCTTACTCATGATTTATTTACAAAATTTATCGTTTCTGCCAATTATGAGTTAATTTCTGTCATTATCTACCAGATTGTAGACGGAGTTTTCTTTTCAAATATCAATTTTAAAAATAAAGTAACGGAAGAAGAACTGATCCTTGATGCCAGAACTTCTGATGCTGTTGCCATGGCCGTAAGATTTGACGCGCCTATATTTACGACACAGCAGGTGTTAAATGAAGCCGGTATTCTATTGGAACTGGAAGATGTTGCAAAAGAAGACCAGTCTTTCTCAGAAACGGTACAGACCGAAGACAACCTGAAATCTCTTTCCATGGAAGAGCTTCAGAAATTATTGGATGATGCCGTTAAAGAAGAAGACTATGATACTGCCCTTGAAATCCAGGAAGAAATCAAGAGGAGGAAAAAGAAAATTGACTAA
- a CDS encoding electron transfer flavoprotein subunit alpha/FixB family protein, producing the protein MAVFVYAENINGVYKKAAFEAVSYAKAIADKAGDTVTAISVNPTDSSDLLYKYGASNVINIKDEGLKNFSAKAFAQAVNEVAEGNIIVFPHTTDASSVAPMLAVMKNYSLITNALEVPENLSPFQVKRRAFSGKGFMHAKAEGSGVIVTVSQNAFGVKENAVSGSEEVKNLSVANEDTKVISHEQSSGKLDLKEAEIVVSAGRGMKGPENWGMIEDLANVLGAATACSKPVSDIGWRPHTEHVGQTGKAISPNLYVAVGISGAIQHLAGVNSSKTIVVINSDPEAPFFKSADYGVVGDAFQIIPALTEKIKAIKG; encoded by the coding sequence ATGGCAGTATTCGTATACGCAGAAAATATAAACGGAGTTTACAAAAAAGCAGCTTTCGAAGCAGTTTCTTATGCTAAAGCTATCGCAGATAAAGCTGGAGACACTGTTACAGCAATCTCTGTAAACCCAACAGATTCTTCAGATTTATTATACAAATATGGAGCGTCAAACGTTATCAATATCAAAGACGAAGGTCTTAAAAACTTCTCAGCAAAAGCTTTTGCACAGGCTGTAAATGAAGTGGCAGAAGGAAATATCATCGTATTCCCTCATACTACTGACGCTTCTTCCGTAGCTCCTATGCTTGCTGTAATGAAGAACTATTCTTTAATTACTAATGCATTGGAAGTTCCTGAAAACCTTTCTCCTTTCCAGGTAAAAAGAAGAGCTTTCTCAGGAAAAGGATTCATGCATGCAAAAGCAGAAGGAAGCGGAGTCATTGTTACCGTTTCTCAAAATGCTTTCGGAGTTAAAGAAAACGCAGTATCAGGTTCAGAAGAAGTGAAAAACCTATCTGTTGCGAATGAAGATACAAAGGTGATCTCTCACGAGCAGAGTTCAGGTAAATTAGACCTTAAAGAAGCGGAAATAGTGGTTTCTGCAGGTAGAGGAATGAAAGGGCCTGAAAACTGGGGAATGATTGAAGATTTAGCAAACGTTTTAGGAGCTGCTACAGCATGTTCTAAGCCGGTTTCTGATATCGGATGGAGACCTCACACAGAGCACGTAGGACAGACGGGGAAAGCCATTTCACCTAATCTTTACGTGGCAGTAGGAATTTCAGGAGCTATTCAGCACCTTGCGGGAGTAAACTCTTCAAAAACAATCGTGGTAATCAACAGTGATCCTGAAGCACCGTTCTTCAAGTCTGCTGACTACGGGGTGGTAGGAGATGCTTTCCAGATTATTCCTGCATTAACAGAGAAAATCAAAGCCATTAAAGGATAA
- a CDS encoding nucleoside permease, whose amino-acid sequence MNLKLRLTILSFLQFFVWGAWLITMANFWFGTKHWDGTQFGAVFGTMGIASIFMPTITGIIADRWINAERIFSVLHILYGVILFILPHSADPNSFFSVMLLAMCFYMPTIALANSISYTILKNNNLDVVKDFPPIRVWGTIGFIVAMWITNLSGNKATEGQFYIGGAVAIFLGIYALTLPKCPPQKLIDKNSPLSEQLGLNAFKLFGNYKMALFFLFSMLLGAALQLTNAYGDVFLSEFAHFPKYADSFVVQRSTIIMSISQVSETLFILAIPFFLKKFGIKKVMLMSMLAWVLRFGFFAYGVPDGFGLSLIILSCIVYGMAFDFFNISGSLFVETTTDKKIRSSAQGLFMMMTNGFGAVFGSYIAGWAIDKFFTHKFTTVSDLSAYLETTPDNPTFLDILKNTFNAAVNSDGTLSAAVMVKDWQQIWLSFAIYALILAIFFAVLFKHKHNPEDVSSVKH is encoded by the coding sequence ATGAATTTAAAATTACGACTGACCATCCTCAGTTTTCTCCAGTTTTTTGTGTGGGGAGCATGGCTGATTACGATGGCAAACTTCTGGTTTGGCACCAAACATTGGGACGGAACGCAGTTTGGAGCGGTGTTCGGAACAATGGGAATTGCTTCCATCTTTATGCCAACCATTACTGGAATTATTGCAGACCGCTGGATCAATGCGGAGCGCATATTTTCAGTATTGCATATCCTTTATGGGGTTATTCTTTTCATACTGCCTCATTCCGCAGATCCGAATTCTTTCTTTTCGGTAATGCTTCTGGCCATGTGTTTCTACATGCCTACTATTGCATTAGCCAATTCCATTTCTTATACGATCCTGAAAAATAACAATCTGGATGTGGTAAAAGACTTTCCACCCATCCGTGTTTGGGGAACCATCGGTTTTATTGTAGCCATGTGGATCACCAACCTTAGTGGAAATAAAGCCACTGAAGGACAGTTTTATATTGGTGGAGCAGTAGCTATTTTCTTAGGAATTTATGCTCTTACCCTACCCAAATGTCCTCCACAAAAGCTTATTGACAAAAACTCTCCGCTGTCCGAGCAGTTAGGACTGAATGCCTTCAAGCTTTTCGGGAACTATAAAATGGCATTGTTTTTCTTATTTTCAATGCTTTTGGGAGCCGCTCTTCAGCTTACCAACGCCTATGGAGATGTATTCTTAAGTGAATTTGCCCATTTTCCAAAATATGCAGACTCATTTGTAGTACAGAGATCTACAATCATCATGTCAATTTCTCAGGTTTCAGAAACCCTGTTTATTCTGGCCATTCCTTTCTTCCTGAAAAAATTCGGAATTAAAAAAGTAATGCTGATGTCTATGCTGGCCTGGGTGTTAAGATTCGGATTCTTTGCATATGGTGTTCCGGACGGATTTGGACTTTCATTAATCATTCTTTCCTGCATTGTATACGGAATGGCTTTCGATTTCTTTAATATCTCGGGATCACTTTTCGTAGAAACTACCACCGATAAAAAGATACGTTCTTCAGCGCAGGGATTATTTATGATGATGACCAACGGTTTCGGAGCTGTTTTTGGAAGCTATATCGCAGGGTGGGCTATTGATAAATTCTTTACTCATAAATTTACAACCGTTTCGGACCTTTCGGCTTATTTGGAAACAACACCTGATAATCCTACTTTTCTGGACATTTTAAAGAATACTTTCAACGCTGCTGTGAACTCAGACGGAACACTTTCCGCTGCGGTAATGGTAAAAGACTGGCAGCAGATATGGCTTTCTTTCGCAATCTACGCATTGATACTGGCCATTTTCTTTGCTGTTTTATTCAAACACAAACATAATCCGGAAGATGTGTCATCAGTAAAACACTAA
- a CDS encoding SDR family oxidoreductase, with protein MSENKTAYITGGTKGIGFGIAKILLENGISVAFSGRKREDVMKAEKELKQYSENVLGIVSDVRSLESEQEAVKYTVEKFGRLDYSIANAGLGIFKPVDELTAEEWNDMIETNLTGVFYTLKASVEELKKTEGYYITISSLAGANFFENGTGYNASKFGVVGFTQAAMIDLRKYNIKSTVIMPGSVATHFNGNVPSEKDNWKIQPEDMGNLVLDILKMNPRVLPSKIEFRATKPAK; from the coding sequence ATGTCAGAAAATAAAACAGCTTATATAACAGGAGGAACCAAAGGTATTGGTTTCGGGATTGCGAAAATTTTACTTGAAAATGGAATCTCAGTAGCATTTTCAGGAAGAAAAAGAGAGGATGTGATGAAGGCGGAAAAAGAACTTAAGCAATATTCAGAAAATGTTTTGGGGATTGTTTCTGATGTAAGAAGTCTGGAAAGCGAGCAGGAAGCTGTAAAATACACTGTAGAAAAGTTCGGAAGACTGGATTATAGTATTGCAAATGCCGGATTGGGAATTTTTAAGCCCGTAGACGAGCTCACAGCAGAAGAGTGGAATGATATGATAGAAACCAATCTTACCGGCGTTTTTTATACCTTAAAAGCCTCCGTGGAAGAACTGAAAAAGACGGAAGGATACTATATCACCATTTCCAGCCTCGCAGGAGCGAACTTCTTTGAGAACGGAACAGGATACAATGCCTCAAAATTCGGGGTCGTAGGCTTTACGCAGGCTGCTATGATTGATTTACGAAAATACAATATCAAATCTACAGTTATTATGCCGGGATCCGTAGCCACTCATTTTAATGGAAATGTTCCGTCTGAAAAGGATAATTGGAAGATCCAGCCCGAAGATATGGGGAATCTTGTATTGGATATTTTAAAGATGAATCCAAGAGTTTTACCTAGTAAAATAGAGTTTAGAGCAACAAAACCAGCGAAGTAA
- a CDS encoding T9SS type A sorting domain-containing protein, whose translation MKKYYSIAFLLWSMCFFAQQTVSFESNEGFSTGNINGQAGWISTPTGGVPENITHQTISSEKASDGSASLKIVKEATYGTQSEPIIGGFYNLSTPLPYNNFSVSFDISMSQLNGSDFGFQGVNAVDDQYVVRLDFDKTGLVKILNTVSGIQDLITIPSAWLPNTWYRFKIVGTATDVRYYLNENLIYTGVAAGAMNISQLRFVHNNALGSAYIDHIKINTELQFMSVADSDLHDREVTLYPNPVEDSINVDSKKAKINLVSIIDMTGKSIKTVESHDKKNNVSVNVSELTAGNYILIIRTEKGSFNKKFIKK comes from the coding sequence ATGAAAAAATACTACTCAATTGCATTTTTGTTGTGGTCAATGTGCTTTTTTGCACAGCAGACAGTATCTTTTGAATCCAATGAAGGATTCAGCACCGGGAATATCAACGGACAGGCAGGATGGATCAGTACTCCCACAGGCGGAGTTCCTGAAAATATAACCCATCAAACCATCAGCTCAGAGAAAGCGAGTGACGGAAGCGCTTCCCTTAAAATTGTAAAGGAAGCCACTTACGGAACCCAGTCAGAGCCTATTATCGGAGGATTTTACAACCTTTCAACTCCTCTTCCTTACAACAATTTCTCGGTATCATTCGATATCAGTATGTCACAGCTTAACGGTTCTGATTTTGGTTTTCAGGGAGTGAATGCTGTTGATGATCAGTATGTTGTAAGATTGGATTTTGATAAAACCGGACTGGTGAAAATCCTGAATACGGTATCAGGCATACAGGACCTGATTACTATACCTTCAGCCTGGCTGCCTAACACCTGGTACAGATTTAAAATTGTTGGAACTGCCACAGATGTCAGATATTACCTTAATGAAAATCTCATTTACACAGGGGTAGCTGCTGGGGCTATGAATATCAGTCAGCTGCGTTTTGTACATAATAATGCGTTGGGATCAGCCTATATTGATCATATTAAAATTAATACAGAATTACAATTCATGAGTGTTGCAGATTCTGATTTACATGATAGGGAAGTAACACTTTATCCCAATCCGGTTGAAGACAGCATCAATGTTGATTCAAAAAAAGCAAAAATTAATCTGGTGAGTATTATTGATATGACCGGAAAATCAATTAAAACGGTAGAGTCCCACGATAAGAAAAATAATGTTTCTGTAAATGTATCAGAGCTGACTGCCGGAAATTATATTCTCATCATCCGCACAGAGAAAGGAAGTTTCAATAAAAAATTCATTAAAAAATAG
- a CDS encoding electron transfer flavoprotein subunit beta/FixA family protein, with amino-acid sequence MKILVCISSVPDTTSKINFTADKSAFDKNGIQWVINPLDEFALTKAVKLQESQGATVTVINVGDAATEPVIRKALAIGANDAVRVNLDPKDSYSTAKEIAAVAQNGGYDLILCGKESIDYNGGSVPGMVAQLLNQPFVNASVGLEVNGSEATAVREIEGGKETISVKLPAIIAGQKGLVDEKDLIIPNMRGIMSARTKPLQVVEPSSSEVKVQGVSYDSVPPRAAVKMVSPDNLDELVRLLHEEAKVI; translated from the coding sequence ATGAAAATATTAGTTTGTATTAGTAGTGTTCCGGATACTACTTCCAAAATTAACTTTACAGCAGATAAATCTGCTTTCGACAAAAACGGAATTCAGTGGGTTATTAATCCGTTAGACGAATTTGCGTTGACAAAAGCGGTTAAACTTCAGGAATCTCAGGGAGCAACAGTAACAGTAATCAACGTAGGAGATGCTGCCACAGAACCTGTCATCAGAAAAGCTTTGGCTATTGGTGCTAATGATGCTGTAAGAGTAAATCTTGATCCGAAAGACAGCTATTCTACAGCAAAAGAAATTGCCGCTGTGGCTCAGAACGGAGGATATGATCTTATCCTTTGCGGGAAAGAATCTATCGACTATAACGGAGGATCTGTTCCGGGAATGGTGGCTCAGCTGCTGAACCAGCCTTTCGTAAACGCTTCAGTAGGTTTAGAGGTAAACGGAAGCGAAGCTACTGCTGTAAGAGAGATTGAAGGAGGTAAAGAAACCATTTCTGTAAAATTGCCGGCTATTATTGCAGGTCAGAAAGGATTGGTAGACGAAAAAGATCTTATCATCCCGAATATGAGAGGAATTATGTCTGCAAGAACAAAACCTTTACAGGTAGTAGAGCCTTCTTCTTCAGAAGTAAAAGTACAGGGAGTATCTTATGACAGCGTTCCGCCGAGAGCAGCTGTGAAAATGGTTTCTCCTGATAACCTGGATGAATTGGTAAGATTGCTTCACGAAGAAGCTAAAGTAATCTAA
- a CDS encoding dipeptidase, whose amino-acid sequence MQETLNYINENKQRFVDELFELLRIPSISADPAYKDDVLKCAEVVAAHLKNAGADNVEVCQTKGYPIVFGEKILDKNLPTVLVYGHYDVQPADPLELWTKPPFEPYIEKTELHPEGAIFARGSADDKGQFFMHLKAFEAMMKTNALPCNVKFILEGEEEVGSVSLGDWVNENKEKLACDCILISDTHIYSNEQPTVTTGLRGLSYVEVEVEGPNRDLHSGLYGGAVPNPIHVLSRMIANLIDENGHITIDGFYDNVETVSDAERAEMNKLKDNPEEFKKSIGLSNIEGEKGYTTLERTSIRPTLDCNGIWGGYTGEGAKTVIPSKAFAKISMRLVPYQTPQEITEKFTKYFEKIAPDTVKVKVTPHHGGMPYVLPTDTKEFAAAKQAMESAFGKEVLPYRGGGSIPITAMFEQVLGAKSVLMGFGLDSDAIHSPNEHYGLFNFYKGIESIPMFFENYSK is encoded by the coding sequence ATGCAAGAGACATTAAATTACATTAACGAAAACAAACAGCGTTTCGTGGATGAATTATTTGAGTTATTGAGAATTCCTTCTATTTCTGCAGATCCGGCATATAAAGATGACGTGTTGAAATGTGCAGAGGTAGTGGCAGCACACCTTAAGAATGCAGGCGCTGATAATGTGGAAGTTTGCCAGACGAAGGGATATCCAATTGTTTTCGGGGAAAAGATTTTAGATAAAAATTTACCTACCGTATTGGTATACGGACACTATGATGTTCAGCCGGCAGATCCATTGGAGTTATGGACTAAACCACCTTTTGAGCCTTATATTGAGAAAACTGAATTACACCCGGAAGGCGCTATCTTCGCAAGAGGTTCTGCGGATGATAAAGGGCAGTTTTTCATGCATCTGAAGGCTTTTGAAGCCATGATGAAAACCAATGCGCTTCCTTGCAACGTTAAATTTATCTTAGAAGGAGAAGAAGAAGTAGGGTCAGTAAGCCTGGGAGACTGGGTGAATGAAAATAAAGAAAAACTGGCTTGCGACTGCATTTTAATTTCAGATACACATATTTACAGCAACGAACAGCCAACTGTAACAACAGGATTAAGAGGTTTAAGCTATGTAGAAGTAGAAGTGGAAGGACCAAACAGAGACCTGCACTCAGGGCTTTACGGTGGGGCAGTTCCCAATCCTATTCACGTTCTTTCAAGAATGATCGCTAATCTGATCGACGAAAACGGCCACATTACCATTGACGGATTCTATGATAACGTAGAAACAGTTTCAGACGCAGAAAGAGCTGAAATGAACAAATTGAAAGACAATCCTGAAGAATTCAAAAAATCAATCGGATTAAGCAATATTGAAGGAGAAAAAGGATATACTACGTTAGAAAGAACTTCTATCCGTCCTACTTTAGACTGTAACGGAATCTGGGGTGGTTATACAGGAGAAGGCGCTAAAACAGTAATTCCTTCAAAAGCTTTTGCTAAAATTTCAATGCGTTTGGTTCCTTACCAGACTCCTCAGGAGATCACAGAAAAATTCACGAAATACTTTGAAAAAATCGCTCCGGATACCGTAAAAGTGAAAGTAACTCCTCACCACGGAGGAATGCCATATGTTTTGCCAACAGATACTAAAGAATTTGCGGCGGCAAAACAGGCTATGGAATCTGCATTCGGAAAAGAAGTGCTTCCGTACAGAGGAGGAGGAAGTATCCCTATTACCGCTATGTTTGAGCAGGTTTTAGGCGCTAAGTCTGTCCTGATGGGCTTCGGTTTGGATTCTGATGCAATTCACTCTCCCAATGAACATTATGGATTATTTAATTTCTATAAAGGAATTGAAAGTATTCCAATGTTTTTTGAAAATTATTCAAAGTAA